From the Photobacterium sp. GJ3 genome, one window contains:
- a CDS encoding GGDEF domain-containing protein: MKLLAYNLGSVIDEAGSLSAWVASWTEVFSLHVSLPLFWLVLALLVLASLLLAVVSLVWKRSYRRAKIHRELARANQRMSLATSVAGIGVWEWDVSRDSLQWSPYLYDLYGIRVGSRLELNDWIMRLKTGDGEKILRLKQLAGKNKQQTLIIDMIDPIDGQPRVLELVVQGLVNDGSRLIGTQRDISDVIERQRKMEQAALLDKLTGLPNTRALNRVLKAAFAAPDVENKVFGLMFIDLDGFKQVNDMLGHDVGDALLLHASKRMRGCLRVEDEVFRIGGDEFVVWVPLGEYAVKIHKPDKDPLFEDEDSERREPMILPWGDNDEELTYRMETIAEKLLHTLTEPFNFGENQCRVSASIGIARYPFHASDAQKLLKLADSAMYQAKRKGKRQFAHYDPTVDQMGEQSQTHPSMPPSDAKRAVGLE; encoded by the coding sequence ATGAAGTTGTTGGCGTATAATCTGGGATCCGTCATTGATGAGGCCGGTAGCCTGAGTGCATGGGTTGCCTCATGGACGGAAGTTTTCTCACTTCACGTTTCTTTACCTTTGTTCTGGCTGGTCCTGGCGTTGCTGGTTCTGGCATCTCTGTTATTGGCTGTGGTCAGTCTGGTCTGGAAACGCAGTTACCGCCGCGCCAAAATTCATCGTGAACTGGCCCGGGCAAATCAGCGGATGAGTCTGGCAACCTCTGTCGCCGGAATCGGTGTCTGGGAGTGGGATGTCAGCCGCGATTCACTGCAGTGGAGTCCTTATCTTTATGATCTTTACGGGATCCGGGTGGGCAGCCGATTAGAGTTGAATGACTGGATCATGCGGCTGAAAACCGGTGACGGCGAGAAGATCCTGCGTTTAAAACAATTGGCCGGTAAGAATAAGCAGCAAACCCTCATCATCGATATGATCGATCCCATCGACGGACAACCCAGAGTCCTGGAACTGGTGGTTCAGGGGCTGGTGAATGACGGTTCCCGTTTAATCGGCACCCAGCGGGATATTTCAGATGTCATTGAAAGGCAGCGCAAGATGGAACAGGCGGCCTTGCTGGATAAACTGACCGGATTACCCAATACCCGCGCATTAAACCGGGTGCTCAAAGCGGCATTTGCAGCGCCGGATGTTGAAAACAAAGTTTTTGGATTGATGTTTATTGATCTGGATGGTTTTAAACAAGTCAATGACATGCTCGGGCATGATGTCGGCGATGCCTTATTGCTGCATGCCTCAAAGCGGATGCGGGGTTGCTTGCGCGTGGAAGATGAAGTGTTCCGGATTGGCGGCGATGAATTCGTGGTTTGGGTGCCGCTGGGGGAATACGCAGTCAAAATCCATAAGCCAGACAAAGATCCTTTGTTTGAAGATGAAGATTCGGAGCGGCGTGAACCCATGATTTTACCCTGGGGCGATAACGATGAAGAGCTGACCTACCGGATGGAAACCATTGCAGAAAAGTTGCTGCATACACTGACGGAACCGTTCAATTTTGGGGAGAATCAGTGTCGTGTCTCTGCCAGTATCGGGATTGCCCGATATCCATTTCATGCATCGGACGCGCAAAAGTTACTCAAGCTTGCAGACTCGGCCATGTATCAGGCCAAACGCAAGGGAAAACGGCAGTTTGCCCATTATGATCCCACCGTGGATCAAATGGGGGAGCAAAGCCAGACGCATCCCTCCATGCCTCCTTCCGACGCAAAGCGAGCCGTCGGCTTGGAATAA
- a CDS encoding Flp family type IVb pilin, which yields MKYLTLAWIQCSHLFHRLMKEEKGASAIEYVLIAAVIVGAVSLLDLNTLISDAGTHLINVVKSAGVSTTAGN from the coding sequence ATGAAATATTTAACATTAGCTTGGATTCAGTGCAGCCATCTTTTCCACCGTTTGATGAAGGAAGAAAAAGGGGCGTCTGCCATTGAGTATGTGTTGATTGCTGCTGTGATTGTGGGAGCTGTCAGTTTATTAGATTTGAATACATTGATTAGTGATGCTGGTACCCATTTAATTAATGTGGTGAAATCTGCGGGAGTAAGTACAACTGCTGGAAATTAA
- a CDS encoding prepilin peptidase has translation MFVLFMIVLSCFDLKYMKVPNWTLILLTFFVVVFRYFECKDCFLYGVDFSAVIFVALITLPGLMVSVFGAADVKLLLILSFAFSFSQMLNLLFYSFIAFALYWSLFARGQKEAPFVPSILVGMVVTLWVV, from the coding sequence ATATTCGTTTTATTCATGATTGTTTTATCATGTTTCGATCTAAAGTATATGAAGGTTCCTAATTGGACACTGATTTTATTAACGTTTTTTGTTGTGGTTTTTCGATATTTTGAATGTAAAGATTGTTTTTTATATGGCGTTGATTTTAGTGCTGTTATTTTTGTTGCGTTAATCACATTACCTGGATTAATGGTATCCGTATTTGGTGCTGCAGATGTGAAATTGTTGCTTATTTTGTCATTTGCATTTTCATTTTCTCAAATGCTTAATTTATTATTTTACTCTTTTATCGCTTTTGCTCTCTATTGGTCGTTGTTTGCGCGTGGCCAGAAAGAAGCGCCCTTTGTCCCGAGCATCTTAGTTGGAATGGTTGTCACACTATGGGTTGTTTAA
- a CDS encoding TadE family protein: protein METILLMPVILMLLYAIAQYSLIFLSIQLFNYAAEESLRNSISYVDENCYYGGSCDVDDLKVHITSSAEAIISSYTGSEGNLGKLFGQTLDASSLEIDPDSNNFCCKVTITYNYKQHPFLPSFGLPVPDELKSTATLNL, encoded by the coding sequence TTGGAAACCATTCTTCTGATGCCTGTGATTTTAATGCTGCTTTATGCCATCGCACAGTACAGTCTTATTTTTCTCTCCATTCAATTATTTAACTATGCCGCAGAAGAATCGCTCCGGAACAGCATTTCTTATGTTGATGAAAATTGTTACTACGGTGGCAGTTGTGATGTCGATGATTTGAAAGTTCATATTACGTCTTCTGCTGAAGCGATTATCTCGAGTTATACCGGTTCTGAAGGGAATCTCGGCAAATTATTTGGTCAAACACTGGATGCATCAAGTTTAGAGATTGACCCGGATTCAAATAATTTTTGCTGTAAGGTCACCATCACCTATAACTATAAACAGCATCCTTTTTTACCATCCTTTGGTTTACCGGTGCCGGATGAATTGAAATCAACGGCAACTCTGAATTTGTAG
- the cpaB gene encoding Flp pilus assembly protein CpaB, whose product MQGRTLKIAAAVLLALALLIGWYGVTLSGRSATVTAVPAVTVEKPKTTVWTFVTDIPQNAVLDEAMLVPVQVSDATAQDINNVTPYLGRQFKHEVAQGARLQASMLQGHLPIAQSLAPGYRAIAIQSSDLTTAGGHVHPGYRVDVIYLVRANKESGENSTARRILSNVEVLAVGDELSFDGKETEKKVNDKARTVVLAVPASDTPQLMLAETTGQLRLAVVGTKDQVPDVVIPSESDSLLAQSPVPNLVPQFKISSQKTVSTMPVIPSAMTTAPSHSTVKEPLSGKSDDSYVISLKTLGGYREAEVEVKKPTPVKYRYVAPKVEVYQGEKRTLVRTSH is encoded by the coding sequence ATGCAGGGACGCACGTTAAAAATAGCGGCTGCCGTACTTTTGGCGCTGGCATTGCTGATTGGCTGGTATGGCGTCACCTTGAGTGGCCGTTCCGCCACGGTCACTGCAGTGCCTGCGGTGACCGTCGAAAAGCCGAAAACCACAGTCTGGACCTTTGTAACAGATATTCCGCAAAACGCAGTGCTGGATGAAGCAATGCTGGTGCCTGTTCAGGTGTCTGACGCCACGGCTCAGGACATCAACAATGTGACCCCTTATCTGGGGCGGCAATTCAAGCATGAGGTCGCGCAAGGCGCCCGTCTTCAGGCAAGTATGTTGCAAGGCCATCTTCCGATCGCACAATCCCTCGCACCGGGTTACCGGGCCATTGCGATTCAGTCCAGCGACCTCACCACGGCGGGCGGTCATGTTCATCCGGGATACCGGGTGGATGTGATTTATCTGGTCCGTGCCAATAAAGAATCCGGTGAGAACAGTACGGCCCGACGTATTCTCAGCAATGTTGAGGTGTTGGCTGTCGGGGATGAGCTGAGCTTTGATGGCAAAGAGACGGAAAAAAAGGTGAATGATAAAGCCAGAACCGTTGTGCTGGCAGTGCCTGCCAGTGATACCCCGCAATTAATGCTGGCGGAAACCACAGGTCAGTTACGACTGGCAGTGGTCGGCACCAAAGATCAGGTGCCTGACGTCGTGATTCCGTCTGAATCAGACAGCTTGCTGGCGCAGTCGCCAGTGCCGAATCTTGTGCCTCAATTCAAAATTTCTTCACAGAAAACGGTCAGCACAATGCCGGTGATCCCCAGTGCGATGACGACAGCACCCAGCCATTCAACGGTCAAAGAACCTTTGTCCGGCAAGTCGGATGACAGCTATGTGATTTCGCTGAAAACACTGGGCGGCTATCGCGAAGCAGAAGTGGA